Genomic window (Ruminococcus flavefaciens AE3010):
CCGAGTCCGAAGCCTACAGTACCATTTCCGTCACCAACAACTACCAGTGCGGAGAACTTCATGATACGTCCGCCCTTAACAGTCTTTGATACACGGTTGATAGCTACGACCTTCTCAACGAACTCAGGAGCCTGTGTTTCAATATTAGCCATTGTTTTACCTCCCTCTTAGAACTTTAATCCGTTTTCACGTGCACCCTCTGCGAGTTCCTTGACTCTTCCGTGGTAGAGGTAGCCGCCTCTGTCGAAAACTACTTCGCTGATTCCCTTATCAGCTGCGTTCTTAGCGATCATCTCGCCGACCTTGCGAGCACCCTCAACGTTGCCGCCGTTGCCCTCAAAGCCCTTATCCATGCTTGATGCAGAAGCAAGAGTAACGCCGTTTACATCATCGATGAGCTGAGCATAGATGTGCTTTGTTGAACGGAACACATTGAGACGGGGACGCTCGGGAGTTCCTGAGATCTTTGCACGAACTCTGCGGTGTCTCTTTAATCTTGCCTTATTGCTGTCAAATTTCTTTATCATAGCAATTTGCTCCTTCTAATTACTTCTTACCCTTACCGGCTTTACCTTCCTTGCGGATGATATGCTCGCCTTCGTATCTGATACCCTTGCCCTTGTATGGCTCAGGTGGACGCTTTTCGCGTATTTCAGCTGCAAACTGACCTACAGCCTGCTTGTCGATACCGCTTACGATGATCTTGTTTGGCTGAGGAACGTCAAGCTTGATAGCGTCTGTTTCCTCAAGTACAACAGGATGTGAGTAACCAAGGTTAAGTGTTACCTTGTTGCCGCTCTTTGCAGCACGGTAGCCGACACCCTCGATCTCGAGAGTCTTTGAATATCCGTTTGTTACACCCTCAACCATGTTGTTGATAAGTGTTCTTGTAAGACCGTGAAGTGCGCGGTGACGCTTGTCGTCGCTTGGTCTTGTTACTGTTAAAGTACCGTCCTCAACGCTGATGCCGAGTTCAGGACTGAACTGTCTTGAAAGCTGACCCTTTGGTCCCTTTACAGTGATAAGATTGTTTTCGTTCTTGATCTCTACACCTGCAGGAACGCTGATGGGCATTTTACCGATTCTTGACATGATCGATATCCTCCTTACCAGATGTATGCGAGGACTTCGCCGCCGACATTGAGCTCTCTTGCCTTCTTGTCAGTTACGATTCCCTTTGAAGTTGAAACGATTGCGATACCAAGGCCTTTTCTTACCTTTGGCATATCTGCGCAGCTTGAATAGATACGCAGACCGGGCTTAGAAACTCTTCTAAGGCCTGTTATAACGGGAGACTTGTTGTCGCCGTATTTAAGCGTGATCCTGATAACACCCTGCTTTCCGTCTTCGATGAGCTGGAAGCCCTTTACATAGCCCTCATCTACGAGGATCTGTGTGATGTCCTTCTTTACTCTTGAAGCGGGAACGTCAACAGTGGCGTGCTTTGCAGTATTCGCATTGCGAATTCTTGTTAAAAGATCAGCGATTGTATCAGTTATCTGCATGCCGAATGACCTCCTTCTTGTATTTTACCAGCTTGCCTTTTTAACACCAGGAATCTGACCGTCGTGTGCAAGCTCTCTGAAACAGATACGGCAGATGCCGAACTTTCTGAGATATGCGTGCGGTCTGCCACAGATCTTACATCTGTTGTAAGCTCTTGTGGAATACTTGGGAGTTCTCTGCTGCTTATTGATCATTGCCTTCTTAGCCATTTCTATTCCTCCCTGATTACTTGATGAACGGAGCGCCCATAAGTGAAAGGAGCTCTCTTGCCTCTTCATCGGTCTGTGCTGTTGTGATGAAGTTTATATCCATACCTCTTACCTTGTCGATCTTATCGTACTCGATCTCAGGGAAGATAAGCTGTTCCTTGATACCTGTGGAATAGTTGCCCTTGCCGTCGAATGAGTTTGCACTGATTCCTCTGAAGTCACGTACACGTGGGAACGCAACGTTGAAGAGCTTGTTTACGAACTCATACATTCTCTCGCCTCTGAGGGTTACTTTTACGCCGATGGGCATTCCCTCACGGAGCTTGAAGTTAGCAATTGACTTCTTTGCTCTGCAGATTACAGGCTTCTGACCTGTGATTGCTGCCAGATCGGTCATGATAGCGTCGATGACCTTTGCGTTGTCCTTTGCTTCACCTGCGCCGACATTGATGATCACCTTGTCGAGCTTCGGGATCTGCATAACACTCTTATAGCCGAACTTCTTCATAAGTGCAGGAGCAACGTCGCTAACATAAAAATCCTTTAAACTTGCCATGTCGTTTCTCCTTTACTATTATTCAAAAGACTTTCCGCACTTCTTGCAAACGCGGAGTTTCTTGCCGTCCTCTACAACGTGTCCAACTCTTGTGGGCTTGCCGCACTTAGGGCAAACGAGCTGTACCTTGCAAGCGTAAACGGGAGCCTCTGTCTTGATGATGCCGCCCTTTTCGCCCATTCTTGTAGGCTTTACGTGCTTTGTGATCATGTTGATTCCCTCAACGATGACCTTGTTCTCCTTAGGGCTTACTTCTACGACCTTACCTGTCTTTCTGTCGCCCTTGCTGTCGAACTTATCCTCGTATTTGCCGGTGAGAAGGATTACAGTGTCACCGGTTTTAACGTGTAAATTATTCATAATCGAATGACACCTCCATTAAAGAACTTCAGGGGCAAGGCTGAGGATCTTTGTGTATTCCTTTTCACGGAGCTCCTTAGCAACAGGTCCGAAAATACGGGTTCCCTTGGGGTTCTTGTCTTCCTTAATAATAACAGCAGCGTTCTCATCGAAACGGATGTAAGTACCGTCCTCTCTTCTGAGACCCTTTGCTGAACGAACGATAACTGCCTTTACAACATCGCCCTTCTTTACAACGCCTCCGGGTGTTGCTTTCTTTACTGAAGCAACTACTACATCGCCGATATTTGCATATCTTCTGCGTGTACCTCCCAGAACTCTGATACACATAAGCTCCTTAGCGCCTGTGTTATCAGCGACTTTAAGATAAGTCTGCATCTGTATCACAGCGAGTTCCTCCTTTCAAGCTTTAAGCTTCTATCAAAATTACTTAGCCTTTTCAATGATATTTGTTACACGCCATCTCTTATCCTTTGAAAGCGGACGTGTTTCCATAACCTCAACGCGGTCACCGATTCTGCACTCATTGTTTTCATCGTGAGCCTTAAGCTTAACGGTACGCTTGATGATCTTCTTATAAAGCGGGTGTTTAACGTTATCAACGATAGCAACTACGACGGTTTTATCCATCTTATCGCTTACAACCTTACCTACTCTTGTTTTTCTAAGGTTTCTCTCAGTAGACATTAGCTAAATCCTCCCTTTCTTACTGCTGTGCAGCAAGCTCTGCCTCACGCAGAGATGTCTTGATGCGTGCAATATCCTTCTTTACAGCCTTGAGTCTTGCTGTATTATCAAGCTGATTGATTGCCAGCTGAAAGCGGAGAGCGAAGAGCTCTTCCTTGAGGCTGGCGAGCTTCTCGTTGAGCTCATCAACTGACATTTCTCTGATTTCTGATGCCTTCATTACTGCTCAACCTCCTGCTCTGCTTTAGATACGAATTTACACTTGATAGGAAGCTTGTGCATAGCGAGACGCATAGCTTCTCTTGCAGTTTCCTCAGGTACGCCCTTGATCTCGAAAAGTACACGGCCCGGTTTAACTACTGCTACCCAGAACTCAGGAGCACCCTTACCTGAACCCATTCGTACTTCAGCCGGTTTCTTAGTTACTGGCTTGTCAGGGAATATCTTGATCCAAACCTGACCGCCTCTCTTGATATAACGTGTCATAGCGATACGGGCAGACTCGATCTGGTTGGATGTGATCCAAGCAGGCTCAAGTGCCTGAATACCGTAATCACCGTATGCTACAAAGTTTCCTCTGCATGCCTTACCCTTCATACGTCCTCTGTGGACTCTGCGGTATTTAACTCTCTTTGGAAGCAGCATTACTGGTTACCTCCTTCTCTTTTAGCGTCACGATTGAAATTTCTGTTTCCGCCTCTTCTGTTGTTGTTTCCGTCACGCTTGTCGTCACGGCGGCGTCTGTCATTATTTCTTGTATCGTTCTTTCTCTCGAGCTTTTCTCTCTGAGCAGCAGCCTTAGCAGCATCGCCCTTGAGAACCTCGCCCTTATAGATCCAAACCTTTACGCCAAGCTTGCCGTATGTTGTATCAGCCTCAGCGAAACCGTAGTCGATATCAGCACGGATAGTCTGGAGCGGGATAGTACCCTCGTGGTAGCTCTCGCTTCTTGCGATCTCGGCACCGGCAAGTCTGCCTGAAACCTTGACCTTGATACCCTTTGCGCCAAGACGCATTGTTCTGCCGATCGACTGCTTCATAGCTCTTCTGAAAGATACTCTGTTCTCGAGGTCGAGAGCGATCTTTTCAGCAACGAGCTGGCTGTCCATATCAGGCTGCTTAACTTCAATGATGTTGATGAAAACCTGCTTGTTCATCATCTTCTCGAGCTGTGCTCTGAGCTTCTCGATCTCTGCGCCGCCTCTGCCGATTACGATACCGGGCTTAGCGCAGTGGATGTGGATTCTGACCTTATCAGCAAAACGCTCGATCTCGATTCTTGGAACACCTGCAGCGTACAGGCTCTTCTTGATGTAGTTACGAACGTTGTAATCCTCTACGAGGGCATTGCCGAAATCAGACTTGTTTGCATACCAACGAGAATCCCAATCCTTTATAACGCCGACACGAAGACCGTGTGGATTAACTTTCTGGCCCATTATTCAAACCTCCTTGGGATTATTCTTTTTCCTTGAGAACGACTGTGATGTGTGAAGTTCTCTTTAAAATTCTATATGCTCTGCCCTGTGCTCTCGGCATGATTCTCTTCATGATAGGTCCCGGTGTAACGAAGCACTCTGAAACCACGAGATTATCCTTATCCATGCTGAAGTTGTTCTCAGCATTTGCCTGAGCGGACTTAACAAGCTTTGCAACGATAGGACTTGCAGCCTTAGGAGTAAGATCTAAAGTAGCTAAAGCGAGATCAACAGGCTTGTTTCTGATAAGATCCAGTACGATCTGCACCTTTCTGGGTGATATACGAGCATTTCTTAAATAAGCTCTTGCTTCCATCTCTGAGCTCCTCCTTCCGCTTATTTCTTACCGTTGTTAGATGTCTTTGAGCCTGCGTGGCCCTTGTAAGTTCTTGTAGGAGCAAACTCGCCGAGCTTGTGACCTACCATATCCTCTGTTACATATACCGGAAC
Coding sequences:
- the rplR gene encoding 50S ribosomal protein L18, whose protein sequence is MIKKFDSNKARLKRHRRVRAKISGTPERPRLNVFRSTKHIYAQLIDDVNGVTLASASSMDKGFEGNGGNVEGARKVGEMIAKNAADKGISEVVFDRGGYLYHGRVKELAEGARENGLKF
- the rplF gene encoding 50S ribosomal protein L6, with the translated sequence MSRIGKMPISVPAGVEIKNENNLITVKGPKGQLSRQFSPELGISVEDGTLTVTRPSDDKRHRALHGLTRTLINNMVEGVTNGYSKTLEIEGVGYRAAKSGNKVTLNLGYSHPVVLEETDAIKLDVPQPNKIIVSGIDKQAVGQFAAEIREKRPPEPYKGKGIRYEGEHIIRKEGKAGKGKK
- the rpsH gene encoding 30S ribosomal protein S8, translating into MQITDTIADLLTRIRNANTAKHATVDVPASRVKKDITQILVDEGYVKGFQLIEDGKQGVIRITLKYGDNKSPVITGLRRVSKPGLRIYSSCADMPKVRKGLGIAIVSTSKGIVTDKKARELNVGGEVLAYIW
- a CDS encoding type Z 30S ribosomal protein S14; amino-acid sequence: MAKKAMINKQQRTPKYSTRAYNRCKICGRPHAYLRKFGICRICFRELAHDGQIPGVKKASW
- the rplE gene encoding 50S ribosomal protein L5, which produces MASLKDFYVSDVAPALMKKFGYKSVMQIPKLDKVIINVGAGEAKDNAKVIDAIMTDLAAITGQKPVICRAKKSIANFKLREGMPIGVKVTLRGERMYEFVNKLFNVAFPRVRDFRGISANSFDGKGNYSTGIKEQLIFPEIEYDKIDKVRGMDINFITTAQTDEEARELLSLMGAPFIK
- the rplX gene encoding 50S ribosomal protein L24, whose product is MNNLHVKTGDTVILLTGKYEDKFDSKGDRKTGKVVEVSPKENKVIVEGINMITKHVKPTRMGEKGGIIKTEAPVYACKVQLVCPKCGKPTRVGHVVEDGKKLRVCKKCGKSFE
- the rplN gene encoding 50S ribosomal protein L14 — protein: MIQMQTYLKVADNTGAKELMCIRVLGGTRRRYANIGDVVVASVKKATPGGVVKKGDVVKAVIVRSAKGLRREDGTYIRFDENAAVIIKEDKNPKGTRIFGPVAKELREKEYTKILSLAPEVL
- the rpsQ gene encoding 30S ribosomal protein S17, translating into MSTERNLRKTRVGKVVSDKMDKTVVVAIVDNVKHPLYKKIIKRTVKLKAHDENNECRIGDRVEVMETRPLSKDKRWRVTNIIEKAK
- the rpmC gene encoding 50S ribosomal protein L29 codes for the protein MKASEIREMSVDELNEKLASLKEELFALRFQLAINQLDNTARLKAVKKDIARIKTSLREAELAAQQ
- the rplP gene encoding 50S ribosomal protein L16, coding for MLLPKRVKYRRVHRGRMKGKACRGNFVAYGDYGIQALEPAWITSNQIESARIAMTRYIKRGGQVWIKIFPDKPVTKKPAEVRMGSGKGAPEFWVAVVKPGRVLFEIKGVPEETAREAMRLAMHKLPIKCKFVSKAEQEVEQ
- the rpsC gene encoding 30S ribosomal protein S3 — protein: MGQKVNPHGLRVGVIKDWDSRWYANKSDFGNALVEDYNVRNYIKKSLYAAGVPRIEIERFADKVRIHIHCAKPGIVIGRGGAEIEKLRAQLEKMMNKQVFINIIEVKQPDMDSQLVAEKIALDLENRVSFRRAMKQSIGRTMRLGAKGIKVKVSGRLAGAEIARSESYHEGTIPLQTIRADIDYGFAEADTTYGKLGVKVWIYKGEVLKGDAAKAAAQREKLERKNDTRNNDRRRRDDKRDGNNNRRGGNRNFNRDAKREGGNQ
- the rplV gene encoding 50S ribosomal protein L22, which translates into the protein MEARAYLRNARISPRKVQIVLDLIRNKPVDLALATLDLTPKAASPIVAKLVKSAQANAENNFSMDKDNLVVSECFVTPGPIMKRIMPRAQGRAYRILKRTSHITVVLKEKE